A part of Bacillus horti genomic DNA contains:
- a CDS encoding L-erythro-3,5-diaminohexanoate dehydrogenase has translation MKGQKYGCHRVLEPANSLPQPAQTLNPDLPIYDNELLINVERLNIDSASFLQLKSTANHHEVHSNEKHIADQILAIVRERGKLHNPVTGSGGMLIGTVKEKGRHYPSEKLKIGERIASLISLTLTPLYIEEILSVDLDTAQVEVKGHAILFESSPYAVLPQDIPEALALGALDVCGAPAQVQQLVKEGDTVLVLGAGGKSGLLATYQAKKSVGEQGRVIAVEYGEESCASLRKLKLADEVLQADATQAMELYDKVVSATTGMLADVVINCVNVPHTEMTSILCTKEGGITYFFSMATSFTAAALGAEGVGKDIQLMIGNGYTRGHAELTLGLLRESQSLQEYMLGKYVNYPPLNTKGI, from the coding sequence ATGAAGGGACAGAAATATGGGTGTCACAGGGTGCTGGAGCCAGCAAACAGCTTACCTCAGCCTGCTCAAACGCTAAACCCTGATTTGCCCATCTATGATAATGAGCTACTTATTAATGTAGAAAGGTTAAATATTGATTCTGCCTCCTTTTTGCAGCTTAAGTCTACAGCCAATCATCATGAAGTTCATTCAAATGAAAAGCACATAGCGGATCAAATCCTAGCCATTGTAAGGGAAAGAGGAAAGCTGCATAACCCTGTCACCGGCTCAGGTGGTATGCTAATTGGCACTGTAAAGGAAAAAGGGCGCCACTATCCCTCAGAAAAGCTAAAGATTGGGGAGCGGATTGCCTCGCTTATCTCTCTAACTTTAACACCCTTATATATTGAAGAGATTCTTTCTGTAGATCTAGACACGGCCCAGGTTGAAGTGAAGGGTCACGCCATCCTTTTTGAATCAAGTCCTTATGCAGTCCTTCCGCAGGATATACCTGAAGCACTGGCCCTGGGAGCACTAGATGTCTGTGGGGCGCCAGCTCAGGTTCAACAGCTTGTGAAAGAAGGAGATACCGTATTGGTCTTGGGAGCAGGAGGGAAGTCGGGTCTCTTGGCAACCTATCAGGCAAAGAAGAGTGTGGGTGAACAAGGACGTGTGATTGCTGTGGAATATGGGGAAGAATCCTGTGCCAGTTTAAGGAAGCTAAAGCTTGCTGATGAGGTTTTGCAGGCAGATGCAACTCAAGCAATGGAGCTATATGACAAGGTAGTGAGTGCTACGACTGGAATGCTTGCTGATGTAGTGATTAATTGTGTGAACGTTCCTCATACAGAGATGACCTCTATTCTATGTACAAAGGAGGGTGGCATCACATACTTTTTCAGTATGGCGACTAGCTTTACAGCGGCAGCTTTAGGAGCAGAAGGGGTAGGGAAGGATATTCAATTAATGATCGGAAATGGCTACACTCGTGGTCATGCTGAGCTTACTTTAGGCTTGCTTCGAGAATCCCAATCTTTACAGGAGTATATGCTTGGTAAGTATGTGAACTACCCACCACTTAACACCAAAGGTATTTGA
- a CDS encoding helix-turn-helix domain-containing protein codes for MANVGEQIRLFRKQMNLTQKQLADQLNVSRSVLTKWEIGTLSPDLQALVQLSELFDVSIDALVGRPYPPTQVLREIRKLYTVEEEEAIDEEMIQIIQYLHSYPEIKQGMHQLLSKPKMQRKPVEEIMKTAFRELLK; via the coding sequence TTGGCAAATGTCGGAGAACAAATTAGATTATTTCGCAAACAAATGAATCTTACGCAAAAGCAATTAGCGGATCAGTTGAACGTATCTCGTTCCGTTTTAACGAAATGGGAAATCGGGACGTTATCTCCTGATTTACAGGCTCTTGTTCAGCTTAGTGAATTGTTTGATGTGAGTATTGATGCTCTTGTAGGTAGACCTTATCCACCTACACAGGTTTTGCGTGAGATTAGAAAGCTGTACACAGTTGAGGAAGAAGAAGCGATAGATGAAGAAATGATTCAAATCATTCAATATCTACATAGCTATCCTGAGATTAAGCAGGGAATGCATCAGCTTTTGAGTAAACCTAAGATGCAAAGAAAGCCTGTAGAAGAAATTATGAAGACAGCCTTTAGAGAGTTGTTGAAATAG
- a CDS encoding sigma-54 interaction domain-containing protein, with protein MMTFSLETPEMLQAILSSIDEGIHVIDADGKTIYYNKVIAALDGLTEDEVIGQHVLDSFPSLDMHTSTFLQVLGNGKPLMNQPQTYVNVKGMRVNTINSTLPIYVEGRMVGAVEVAKDISKMKELAERFVDLQARLVAHEKAKVPKNKHSEWYELDHFLTQDPLMLNVKKAVLKVAQSTSPVLVYGETGTGKEIIAQALHSASPRKKGPFIAQNCAALPESLLESLLFGTTKGSFTGSTDRKGLFEIANGGTLFLDELNSMPVELQVKLLRVLQDGAIRRIGDHKMIPIDVRIVVAMNVDPHLAVQKGQLRSDLYYRIQVVSIYLSPLRERLQDIPLLIDHFVHIYASEFGKENVTLDSAVLEQMKLYSWPGNVRELEHAIEAAMNFAEGDILELTHFPEHLQKLWGEGMTEKGARDEQASFSSVKDHHILHVKSGMKLEDTTEETGAKALSQRNTSVITDQVPPLRETLEREEKRWMQQALLKTKGNVKQAADLLQIPRQTMQYKLKKYQLEVPVFRHNQME; from the coding sequence ATGATGACTTTTTCCCTTGAGACTCCTGAAATGCTACAAGCTATTTTAAGTTCTATAGATGAAGGAATCCATGTTATTGATGCTGACGGTAAAACGATCTATTATAACAAGGTTATCGCTGCTTTAGATGGGCTGACGGAGGATGAAGTGATTGGTCAGCACGTCTTAGACAGTTTTCCTTCTCTTGATATGCACACGAGTACGTTTTTGCAGGTTCTTGGAAACGGAAAACCATTGATGAATCAGCCACAAACATATGTGAATGTAAAGGGAATGAGAGTGAACACGATAAACTCCACTCTACCTATTTATGTGGAGGGTCGCATGGTAGGAGCTGTTGAGGTAGCGAAGGATATCTCAAAAATGAAAGAGCTTGCTGAGCGTTTCGTAGATCTTCAAGCTAGACTAGTAGCTCATGAAAAAGCTAAAGTGCCGAAAAATAAGCATTCAGAATGGTATGAACTAGATCATTTTCTCACTCAGGATCCGCTGATGCTTAATGTGAAAAAAGCTGTTCTTAAGGTGGCCCAATCCACTTCTCCCGTTCTAGTTTATGGAGAAACGGGAACAGGTAAGGAAATTATTGCTCAAGCTCTCCACTCTGCTTCTCCCAGAAAAAAGGGCCCCTTTATTGCTCAAAATTGTGCAGCTCTTCCAGAGAGTCTCCTGGAAAGCCTACTTTTCGGCACGACCAAAGGTTCGTTTACCGGTTCAACGGATCGTAAGGGATTGTTTGAAATTGCAAACGGAGGCACGTTATTTTTAGATGAGCTTAATTCGATGCCTGTGGAGCTTCAGGTTAAGCTGTTACGGGTTTTACAGGACGGAGCGATCAGAAGAATAGGGGATCATAAAATGATTCCGATTGACGTTCGGATTGTAGTAGCGATGAATGTAGACCCACATCTAGCCGTGCAGAAGGGACAATTACGTTCTGATTTGTATTATCGGATTCAAGTTGTTTCTATCTATCTAAGCCCTTTGAGAGAAAGGCTTCAGGATATCCCGTTATTAATTGATCATTTTGTTCATATCTATGCGTCCGAATTTGGTAAAGAGAATGTAACACTTGATTCAGCTGTGCTAGAGCAAATGAAGCTCTACAGCTGGCCGGGAAATGTTAGAGAGCTAGAGCATGCTATTGAAGCAGCTATGAACTTTGCTGAGGGAGACATCCTTGAACTAACACATTTTCCTGAGCATTTACAGAAGCTTTGGGGTGAAGGAATGACTGAGAAAGGGGCGCGAGATGAGCAGGCAAGCTTTTCTTCAGTCAAAGATCATCATATACTACATGTGAAATCGGGTATGAAGCTAGAGGATACAACTGAAGAAACGGGAGCTAAAGCTCTTTCCCAACGAAATACTTCTGTTATCACTGACCAAGTTCCACCTTTAAGAGAAACCCTGGAGCGAGAGGAGAAGCGTTGGATGCAGCAGGCGTTGCTTAAGACAAAAGGGAATGTGAAACAAGCGGCAGATCTTTTACAAATTCCTAGGCAAACGATGCAGTATAAGCTGAAGAAATATCAACTCGAGGTGCCAGTTTTCCGGCACAATCAAATGGAGTAA
- the cls gene encoding cardiolipin synthase: protein MGWVLWAVIVVIIAVIIFYVSYHLSKRRQFQKKQRADATLYHKVFESLHQHLSIDEAKNRFEIKAHANLLAFIQQSTLFPITQNDRFNILVNGPETYAKLFHEIQKATHHVHLLYYTIRDDEIGKKLLRLLIKKSQSGVLVRILVDGVGSLQFSEKTLKRLKHYGIQCGVFAPPKLPFLLHLNYRNHRKIAVIDGKVGFTGGLNIGDEYLHKDPKKGYWRDIHLLVEGEAVLLLQRIFVTDWYYVKNQKIEEDKQYFPLYDAKASLKLSISQPLEEQTILAQIVPSGPDMKKQIMKQVYTQMIRSAQRHIWLATPYFIPNRSFLNAIHMALDQGVSITLLVPYKTDSWFVQQASFHYYKQVLEKGGRIFLYKKGFYHAKIALIDDQIAKIGSANIDKRSFYYSFEAGVFVYDPEVCQTLKQLFIEDFQDSVRLTPEDIANRSFPKRLATSFSLLLSPWL, encoded by the coding sequence ATGGGTTGGGTTCTATGGGCTGTAATAGTAGTTATTATTGCTGTTATTATCTTTTACGTAAGCTATCACCTCAGCAAGCGCAGACAGTTTCAAAAAAAACAACGTGCTGACGCTACTTTATATCATAAAGTCTTTGAAAGCCTTCATCAGCACCTTTCCATTGATGAAGCCAAAAACCGCTTTGAAATAAAAGCTCACGCCAATCTTTTAGCCTTTATCCAACAAAGCACCTTATTCCCCATTACTCAAAATGACCGCTTCAACATATTAGTCAATGGACCGGAAACGTATGCTAAGCTCTTTCATGAAATCCAAAAGGCTACTCACCATGTCCATCTTCTTTATTATACAATCAGGGATGATGAGATCGGCAAAAAGCTTTTGCGCTTACTTATCAAAAAATCTCAGTCAGGAGTGCTTGTTAGAATCCTAGTGGACGGAGTAGGCAGTCTCCAATTTTCCGAAAAGACCTTAAAAAGGCTTAAACATTATGGCATCCAATGTGGCGTGTTCGCTCCACCTAAGCTTCCTTTTCTGCTTCATCTTAATTACCGTAACCACCGGAAAATTGCTGTAATCGACGGTAAAGTAGGGTTTACAGGTGGTCTTAATATTGGGGATGAGTACCTACACAAGGATCCTAAAAAAGGCTATTGGCGAGATATCCACTTGCTTGTTGAAGGAGAAGCCGTTCTATTATTACAGCGCATTTTTGTTACAGACTGGTACTATGTTAAAAACCAGAAAATCGAAGAGGATAAGCAATACTTTCCCCTCTATGATGCTAAAGCAAGCTTAAAGCTTTCTATCTCACAGCCTTTAGAGGAACAGACCATTTTAGCCCAAATTGTACCGAGTGGACCAGATATGAAAAAGCAGATCATGAAGCAGGTGTACACACAAATGATTCGCTCGGCTCAAAGGCATATTTGGCTGGCTACTCCGTACTTTATTCCTAATAGATCTTTTTTAAATGCGATTCACATGGCTCTTGATCAAGGTGTGTCAATTACTCTTCTTGTCCCTTACAAAACAGATAGCTGGTTTGTCCAGCAAGCCTCCTTTCACTACTACAAGCAGGTGCTAGAAAAGGGAGGGCGCATTTTTCTCTATAAGAAAGGATTTTACCACGCGAAGATCGCTTTAATTGATGACCAAATTGCCAAAATTGGTAGTGCCAACATTGATAAAAGAAGCTTTTACTACAGTTTTGAAGCAGGTGTGTTTGTGTATGATCCAGAGGTCTGTCAGACACTTAAACAGCTATTTATAGAGGACTTTCAAGACAGTGTGCGTTTAACTCCTGAAGATATAGCGAACCGAAGCTTTCCGAAACGGCTTGCTACCTCCTTCTCCTTGCTTTTGTCTCCATGGCTGTAA
- the speE gene encoding polyamine aminopropyltransferase, with the protein MELWFTEKQTATHGITSKISKTLHSEQTEFQKLDMIETDQFGTMLVLDGMVMTTDVDEFVYHEMVTHVPLFTHPNPKKVLVVGGGDGGAIREVLKHPSVEKAVLVEIDGKVIEYSKQYLPNIAGKLDDPRVEVQVDDGFMHIHNHKNEYDVIMVDSTEPVGPAAKLFEKGFYQGIYDALTEEGIFVAQSDNPWFHGDLIKKVFADVQDIFPVTRLYTCNIPTYPSGMWTFTLGSKKHDPVEVDITKIPELDTKYYTPELHRAAFVLPKFVKDLTEKK; encoded by the coding sequence ATGGAATTATGGTTTACAGAAAAACAAACAGCGACACACGGGATAACGAGTAAAATCTCAAAAACACTACACTCAGAGCAAACAGAGTTCCAAAAGCTGGACATGATTGAAACGGATCAATTTGGCACAATGCTCGTTCTTGACGGCATGGTCATGACAACAGATGTAGACGAGTTTGTCTACCATGAGATGGTCACTCATGTTCCTTTATTTACTCACCCTAACCCTAAAAAGGTTCTTGTTGTAGGTGGGGGAGACGGAGGAGCCATTCGTGAAGTCCTAAAGCATCCTTCCGTAGAAAAAGCCGTTCTTGTAGAAATTGATGGGAAGGTTATTGAATACTCTAAGCAGTATCTGCCTAATATTGCAGGAAAGCTAGATGATCCTCGGGTAGAGGTTCAGGTCGATGATGGCTTTATGCATATTCATAATCATAAGAATGAGTATGACGTGATTATGGTCGATTCCACAGAGCCTGTAGGACCAGCAGCTAAGCTGTTCGAAAAAGGCTTCTACCAAGGAATTTATGATGCATTGACAGAAGAGGGAATTTTCGTTGCTCAATCGGACAACCCTTGGTTTCATGGAGATCTAATCAAAAAAGTATTTGCTGATGTACAGGATATCTTTCCTGTAACACGCCTGTATACCTGCAATATTCCAACCTACCCAAGTGGGATGTGGACGTTCACATTAGGCTCTAAAAAGCATGATCCAGTAGAAGTAGATATCACGAAAATTCCAGAGCTAGATACGAAATATTACACGCCTGAGCTTCATCGTGCAGCGTTTGTGCTGCCTAAATTCGTTAAGGACTTAACGGAGAAGAAATAA
- a CDS encoding DUF1934 domain-containing protein, whose product MGKIGVSERFRRTPVTVTIHTATEDQSEAETSETYQGQLYEGKRKNFLIYEEQVEEGGAIQSTITFNDQQEKHEVKIIRHGAVEMNQVFQAGESIIGAYRTPLGKFNMETTTYICEITRINNGGNITLEYDVKLNGQPMGKRTVKIQFQIIHS is encoded by the coding sequence ATGGGTAAAATAGGTGTCTCTGAGCGTTTTAGGCGTACACCTGTGACCGTAACTATACACACTGCTACGGAGGATCAGAGTGAGGCTGAAACGTCTGAAACGTATCAAGGCCAGTTGTATGAGGGAAAGCGAAAAAATTTCTTAATCTATGAGGAGCAAGTGGAAGAAGGCGGGGCTATTCAAAGCACTATAACCTTTAATGACCAGCAGGAGAAGCATGAGGTCAAAATCATTCGTCATGGTGCGGTTGAAATGAATCAGGTGTTTCAGGCTGGAGAATCCATCATAGGGGCATATCGTACGCCACTGGGTAAATTTAACATGGAGACGACGACATATATCTGTGAAATCACACGAATAAATAATGGAGGGAACATCACTCTGGAGTATGATGTGAAATTGAATGGACAGCCTATGGGAAAACGCACAGTAAAGATTCAGTTTCAAATTATACATTCCTGA
- a CDS encoding MutS-related protein, which produces MRGNMEQEQTEFRTEVRRLWADSVTLATLQWESILEELKPLSIFGRNFKRRLTPFETGEEELWLEEIRLSKALEQMEHELRDEAFLAALRAIPNPLSFLALLEQDETGDQSDWFVLKQFLQQALVILQPFLKLQSDLQQTQRLLHACLAPLGAEDRGLSLDKISPRLADCQGKAARLEKEFQQHKTLRIQQLERELEHELDQVHRREQHIHEEQEHRKREKQGKLITQRDRYVYVSIYDQKALEICRARADLEQKQQTPFEIIFALIPDEQEKKLENSRKKLQKELERLEQESLRQLAQNIRPFLQELHQVTVELGKWDWRRAKWAWKKARNLEWPMLGESLVVREGRFLPLLDKLEGEGRAYSPLHVQAEYGCTLLTGMNMGGKSIALKTIGSLCLQAHFALPVSASFFQTALLQGLQMISGDQQSVTQELSTFGAEMHQLGQTLVTSNKLILLDELSRGTNPHEGEALVYAVMKQLAESKRHISVLVSHFTFKKDIPNIRCYQSGEMDGTGKISYTLREVQQGGAPRQAFYVAEQLGVPTEIIELAKQYLSKTLSITQGARKARKAGAGEMNRKTRTVRKAEKTAEDNLGNQKGEAYGAIKSGEGKDSLR; this is translated from the coding sequence ATGAGAGGGAATATGGAGCAAGAGCAAACAGAGTTCCGCACAGAGGTCCGCCGATTGTGGGCAGACTCTGTTACTTTAGCTACTTTACAGTGGGAGTCGATTTTGGAGGAGCTTAAGCCCTTATCTATTTTCGGAAGAAACTTTAAAAGGCGACTTACTCCTTTTGAGACTGGTGAAGAAGAACTGTGGCTAGAGGAAATTCGGCTTTCCAAAGCCTTAGAGCAGATGGAGCATGAGCTGAGGGATGAAGCATTTCTTGCGGCGTTAAGGGCTATTCCTAATCCTTTATCCTTTCTGGCTTTGTTAGAGCAAGACGAAACGGGTGATCAATCGGATTGGTTTGTGTTAAAGCAGTTTTTACAGCAAGCCCTTGTAATTCTACAGCCTTTTCTTAAACTACAGTCAGATCTGCAACAAACACAGCGGCTTCTTCATGCTTGCCTAGCTCCTCTAGGTGCTGAGGATAGGGGGCTATCTTTAGATAAGATCAGTCCTAGGCTTGCTGATTGTCAAGGGAAGGCTGCTCGACTTGAAAAGGAATTTCAGCAACATAAAACGCTACGAATCCAGCAGCTTGAGCGCGAACTAGAGCATGAACTAGATCAAGTACACAGGCGAGAACAACATATACATGAAGAACAAGAACACAGAAAGAGAGAGAAGCAAGGAAAGCTAATTACTCAACGTGACCGCTATGTTTATGTTTCTATCTATGATCAAAAGGCTTTGGAGATATGCCGTGCTCGAGCAGACCTAGAACAGAAGCAGCAAACTCCTTTTGAAATCATTTTTGCTTTAATTCCAGACGAACAGGAGAAAAAGCTAGAAAATAGTAGAAAAAAGCTTCAGAAAGAGCTAGAACGTTTAGAGCAGGAATCCTTACGTCAGTTAGCGCAAAACATCCGCCCGTTCCTGCAGGAGCTTCATCAGGTGACGGTAGAGCTCGGTAAATGGGATTGGCGTAGGGCTAAATGGGCTTGGAAAAAAGCAAGAAATTTAGAGTGGCCGATGCTTGGAGAAAGTTTGGTTGTACGGGAGGGTAGATTTTTACCGCTGCTGGATAAGCTCGAAGGTGAGGGAAGGGCATACAGTCCCTTGCATGTTCAGGCTGAATACGGCTGCACGTTATTAACGGGAATGAATATGGGCGGTAAAAGTATAGCCCTTAAAACGATTGGCTCACTATGCTTGCAGGCTCACTTTGCCCTACCTGTGTCCGCTAGTTTCTTCCAAACTGCTCTATTGCAAGGGCTGCAAATGATTAGTGGTGATCAGCAAAGCGTGACACAAGAACTAAGTACATTTGGAGCTGAAATGCACCAGCTTGGACAGACATTGGTCACATCTAATAAGCTCATCCTTCTGGATGAACTGTCTAGAGGTACGAACCCGCATGAAGGAGAGGCATTGGTATACGCTGTTATGAAGCAACTGGCTGAGAGCAAGAGACATATATCTGTCCTTGTCAGCCATTTTACATTCAAGAAGGATATTCCAAATATTCGTTGCTATCAATCTGGGGAGATGGATGGAACGGGGAAAATTAGCTACACCCTGCGTGAAGTTCAACAAGGGGGAGCACCACGACAAGCTTTTTATGTGGCTGAGCAGTTAGGGGTTCCTACTGAAATCATTGAGCTGGCTAAGCAATATCTTTCTAAAACGCTTAGTATAACCCAAGGGGCTAGAAAAGCTAGAAAGGCTGGAGCGGGAGAAATGAATAGAAAGACCAGAACAGTTAGAAAGGCTGAAAAAACGGCTGAAGACAATCTAGGGAACCAAAAGGGGGAGGCGTATGGGGCAATTAAGAGTGGAGAAGGAAAAGATAGCCTACGCTAG
- the speB gene encoding agmatinase, which yields MRFDEAYSGNIFIASQQDYKESQAVLYGMPMDFTVSFRPGSRFGPARIREVSLGLEEYSPYLDRHLEQVNYHDAGDIPLPFGNAGRSLEMIGEFVAKLLQENKFPLGLGGEHLVSWPIIQEMYKKYPDLAIIHMDAHTDLREEYEGEPLSHSTPIRKVCNLIGPQNVYSFGIRSGMREEFQYAAESGMHLYKFDVVEPLKNVLPSLAGRPVYVTIDIDVLDPSAAPGTGTAEAGGITSKELLQAIHLIAGSELNVVGADIVEVAPAYDPSEQTQIVAAKLVREILLGWVK from the coding sequence ATGAGATTTGACGAGGCATATTCAGGAAATATATTTATCGCAAGTCAGCAGGACTACAAAGAAAGTCAGGCTGTCCTTTATGGGATGCCAATGGACTTTACCGTTAGCTTTAGACCTGGGTCACGCTTTGGTCCAGCAAGAATACGCGAGGTTTCTTTGGGCTTGGAGGAGTATAGCCCTTATTTAGACCGTCATCTTGAGCAGGTGAACTACCATGATGCAGGGGATATTCCACTGCCTTTTGGTAATGCAGGTAGAAGCCTTGAGATGATTGGAGAGTTTGTGGCAAAGCTATTACAAGAGAACAAGTTTCCATTAGGTCTTGGCGGTGAACATTTAGTTTCCTGGCCAATTATCCAAGAGATGTATAAAAAATACCCTGATTTAGCCATTATCCATATGGATGCTCATACTGACTTGCGCGAGGAATATGAAGGGGAGCCTTTGTCTCACTCTACCCCTATTCGTAAGGTGTGTAATCTAATTGGGCCACAAAATGTCTATTCCTTTGGCATTCGTTCAGGCATGAGAGAGGAATTTCAGTACGCAGCTGAATCCGGGATGCATCTATATAAGTTTGATGTCGTGGAGCCATTAAAAAACGTACTTCCTAGCCTAGCAGGACGCCCTGTATATGTGACTATAGATATTGATGTACTTGATCCTTCAGCCGCACCAGGTACAGGAACGGCAGAGGCAGGAGGAATTACCTCGAAGGAGCTTTTGCAAGCGATTCATTTAATTGCGGGGTCAGAGCTTAATGTAGTAGGAGCCGATATTGTCGAGGTTGCTCCAGCGTACGACCCATCAGAGCAAACTCAAATTGTGGCTGCTAAACTAGTGAGAGAGATACTTTTAGGATGGGTAAAATAG
- a CDS encoding lysine 5,6-aminomutase subunit alpha: MGQLRVEKEKIAYARQLAKEIAGDMDQFIAQRSTVASERTVLRLLGIDGVADFVPYPNLVVEHLQDKGLLEQGAYAPVLNAMLAWDCSAQQIAERVAAGDVHLDKVPQVSAQRYEEASRQVVAERLALLERRKQERDTYIQRWGDGEQPYLYVIVATGDIYEDVTQAKAAARQGADIVAVIRSTGQSLLDYVPYGITREGYGGTYATQENFRVMREALDEVGEELGRYIRLCNYCSGLCMPEIAAAGALERLDVMLNDALYGILFRDINMQRTLVDQYFSRMINAYAGVIINTGEDNYLTTADAVEAAHTVLASQFINEQFAFRSGLTAAQQGLGHAFEINPELEDGFLLELAQAQLARQIFPEATLKYMPPTKHMTGNIFKGHIQDALFNVVSIMTKQGIQLLGMMTEAMHTPFMHDRKLAIENAQYVFRTMKTLGDELEFKEGGKIERRAQQVLEEAIQLLQDVRDQGLFLALEEGRFADVKRSREGGRGLSGVFLKAPSYHNPFEDELRSRLGLEARKAQLAGGREA, translated from the coding sequence ATGGGGCAATTAAGAGTGGAGAAGGAAAAGATAGCCTACGCTAGGCAGCTAGCTAAGGAAATAGCAGGGGATATGGATCAATTTATTGCTCAAAGATCAACGGTAGCCTCGGAACGAACTGTGCTTCGACTTTTAGGTATTGATGGTGTAGCAGACTTTGTGCCCTATCCCAACTTGGTGGTCGAGCATTTACAGGATAAAGGCTTACTAGAGCAAGGAGCGTATGCTCCAGTGTTAAATGCTATGCTCGCATGGGATTGCTCTGCCCAACAGATTGCCGAAAGAGTAGCTGCGGGGGATGTACACTTAGACAAGGTACCTCAGGTAAGCGCTCAGCGCTATGAGGAAGCAAGCAGGCAGGTAGTAGCCGAAAGACTAGCTTTGCTAGAGAGACGAAAGCAAGAAAGAGATACGTATATACAGCGCTGGGGAGACGGAGAGCAGCCCTACCTGTACGTCATCGTAGCTACAGGAGATATCTATGAGGATGTAACACAAGCGAAGGCTGCGGCTAGACAAGGAGCAGATATTGTAGCCGTAATTCGCAGTACAGGACAAAGTCTACTCGATTACGTCCCCTATGGCATTACGCGTGAAGGCTACGGTGGAACCTATGCCACACAGGAGAATTTTCGTGTCATGCGTGAAGCGTTAGATGAGGTGGGTGAAGAGCTAGGGCGCTATATCAGACTGTGTAACTATTGCTCGGGCTTGTGTATGCCTGAAATTGCCGCTGCTGGAGCCTTGGAGAGATTGGATGTCATGCTGAATGACGCTTTGTACGGTATCCTTTTCCGGGATATTAATATGCAGCGAACGCTAGTCGATCAATATTTCTCCAGAATGATTAATGCGTATGCTGGTGTGATCATCAATACAGGAGAAGACAATTATTTAACGACTGCTGATGCTGTAGAAGCGGCTCATACGGTGCTAGCTTCTCAATTTATTAACGAGCAATTTGCTTTTCGCTCTGGGCTGACTGCTGCTCAGCAGGGCTTAGGTCATGCGTTTGAAATTAATCCAGAGCTTGAGGATGGCTTTTTACTTGAATTAGCTCAGGCTCAGCTTGCTCGTCAGATTTTTCCTGAAGCCACTTTGAAGTATATGCCTCCTACGAAACATATGACGGGGAATATTTTCAAGGGTCATATTCAGGATGCACTTTTTAATGTCGTGTCTATCATGACCAAGCAAGGTATTCAGCTTTTGGGGATGATGACAGAGGCGATGCATACACCGTTTATGCATGATCGTAAGCTTGCTATTGAGAATGCGCAGTACGTTTTCCGCACAATGAAAACCCTTGGAGATGAGCTTGAATTTAAAGAGGGTGGGAAAATCGAGAGACGAGCTCAGCAGGTTTTAGAGGAAGCCATTCAACTGTTGCAGGATGTACGAGATCAGGGTTTATTCCTAGCTCTTGAGGAAGGGCGGTTTGCTGACGTAAAACGCTCTAGAGAAGGTGGGCGAGGATTGTCAGGGGTATTTCTAAAAGCACCAAGCTACCACAATCCGTTTGAGGATGAATTGCGTAGTCGATTAGGCCTTGAAGCTAGGAAAGCACAGCTGGCAGGAGGTAGGGAAGCATGA